In Sphingobacterium thalpophilum, a genomic segment contains:
- a CDS encoding alpha/beta hydrolase, with translation MKKVFMILCSLISLVKAQEAINLYADSIPNATDKEQVNLEKNVPKLFAYTADKSVDKNIAVLVIPGGGYAHIAMDHEGHAVAKELVKNGYSAYVLQYRLPSLNIMRDKSIGPLQDAQRAMQLIRTLHPGLRKVGVIGFSAGGHLASTLITKFKKDYIVNPSHVSLRPDFAGLIYPVISMQNDITHKGSRINLIGENPSEDQINLFSSNLQVSPEVCPVFFVHAKDDTAVPIENSYRMIAALDKSKVPNKLYTFEQGGHGFGLINKTSDKLWFDAFLSWLDTQD, from the coding sequence ATGAAAAAAGTTTTTATGATTTTATGTTCCTTGATCTCGCTTGTTAAAGCGCAGGAGGCAATCAACCTTTATGCAGATTCTATTCCAAATGCGACTGATAAAGAGCAGGTAAATTTAGAAAAGAACGTCCCCAAGCTATTTGCCTATACAGCAGATAAAAGTGTCGATAAAAATATCGCCGTACTGGTTATTCCTGGGGGCGGGTATGCTCATATCGCAATGGATCATGAGGGACATGCCGTTGCTAAAGAGTTGGTGAAAAATGGGTATTCGGCATATGTTTTGCAATATCGATTGCCTTCGCTGAATATCATGCGTGACAAATCTATAGGGCCTCTTCAGGACGCGCAGCGGGCAATGCAATTGATCAGAACCCTGCACCCCGGACTTCGAAAGGTGGGGGTTATCGGATTTTCCGCAGGCGGACATTTGGCTTCCACCTTAATAACGAAGTTTAAGAAAGACTATATAGTGAATCCTTCACATGTATCCCTAAGACCTGATTTTGCTGGATTAATTTATCCTGTAATCTCTATGCAAAATGATATCACACACAAAGGTTCGCGTATAAATCTCATCGGAGAAAACCCTTCAGAAGACCAAATTAACCTTTTTTCTTCCAATTTGCAGGTATCTCCTGAAGTTTGTCCGGTTTTCTTTGTACATGCCAAAGACGATACAGCTGTACCGATAGAAAACAGTTATAGAATGATTGCTGCTCTGGACAAGTCAAAAGTACCCAACAAGCTTTATACCTTTGAGCAAGGGGGACACGGTTTTGGATTAATTAACAAAACTTCGGATAAGTTATGGTTTGACGCATTTTTATCTTGGCTTGATACACAGGACTAA